The Oxalobacteraceae bacterium OTU3CINTB1 genome includes a window with the following:
- a CDS encoding DotU family type IV/VI secretion system protein: protein MTPQVERRAIPTLMGGQRRQIQPGYGHVQTLLDLLQEGFYLLFMLKNGSTPPGEAAFLDTITAYLAEFDSEARKLRAQGEDIDDAKYAFCAALDEIILGSQFPMRFAWERRPLQLVIFGDQLAGEHFFDRLEALRSTGGARLPALQVFHMCLLIGFRGKYALDAGDKLAYMTARLGDEIAHIQGKSKGFAPQAERPDQIVNKLRSNTPLWALCALFSVIGLAAYIGLKSSLSHDTQNTLAAYADLVKLAPRPAYVTITLP from the coding sequence ATGACGCCCCAAGTCGAACGCCGCGCGATCCCGACGCTGATGGGCGGCCAGCGCCGGCAGATCCAGCCGGGCTACGGCCACGTGCAAACCCTGCTCGATCTGTTGCAGGAAGGCTTCTACCTGCTGTTCATGCTGAAGAACGGCAGCACTCCCCCCGGCGAGGCAGCCTTCCTCGACACCATCACCGCCTACCTGGCGGAATTCGACAGCGAGGCCCGCAAGCTGCGCGCGCAAGGCGAGGATATCGACGACGCCAAGTACGCGTTCTGCGCCGCGCTCGACGAAATCATCCTGGGTTCGCAGTTCCCGATGCGCTTCGCGTGGGAGCGCCGTCCGCTGCAACTGGTGATCTTCGGCGACCAGCTGGCCGGCGAACACTTCTTCGACCGGCTGGAAGCGCTGCGTAGCACCGGCGGCGCCAGGCTGCCGGCGCTGCAGGTGTTCCATATGTGTTTGCTGATCGGTTTTCGCGGCAAGTACGCGCTCGACGCCGGCGACAAGCTAGCCTACATGACCGCGCGACTCGGCGACGAGATCGCGCACATCCAGGGCAAGAGCAAGGGCTTCGCGCCGCAGGCGGAGCGGCCGGACCAAATCGTCAACAAGCTGCGCAGCAATACACCGTTGTGGGCACTGTGCGCGCTCTTCTCGGTGATCGGCCTGGCGGCGTATATCGGGTTGAAGTCTTCGCTGTCGCACGACACGCAGAACACGCTGGCGGCCTACGCGGACCTGGTCAAGCTGGCGCCAAGGCCGGCATATGTGACGATCACGCTGCCCTGA
- the tagF gene encoding type VI secretion system-associated protein TagF, which yields MKRLPQNVRIGYFGKLPSRGDFIKATNNLALANLLDGWLAEVMNLLSADPRWKINYDAMRPLQFAFVGTRSRRAIAGHLAASSDASQRRYPFLSMTAIEIESPRTFLALSPVVLAPLWNELEQLAADVLDAADPDPALQVLAATTFDIEPGAAEHEIAFVDFLDRHNIASLEAMLARDSARRMILAIGLLLQPVRRSAEARLEKSLALPLPQSARQRHLVAAFWLDLIAPFLHQADFELCVFMADIREQPSLVIGFGGAAPEALQAIIDPACAADQQINFDYSGWVDELIASDARVQKLSAYLEQGQLSLRSVQALFHETFV from the coding sequence ATGAAACGTCTTCCACAGAATGTCCGCATCGGCTATTTCGGCAAGCTACCGTCCCGGGGCGACTTTATCAAGGCGACCAACAATCTGGCGCTGGCCAATCTGCTTGACGGCTGGCTGGCGGAGGTGATGAATCTGTTGAGCGCCGATCCACGCTGGAAGATCAACTACGACGCCATGCGCCCGTTGCAGTTCGCCTTTGTCGGCACGCGCAGCCGGCGCGCGATCGCCGGCCATCTGGCGGCCAGCAGCGACGCCTCGCAGCGGCGCTACCCGTTTTTGAGCATGACGGCCATTGAGATCGAATCGCCGCGCACCTTCCTTGCGCTGAGTCCCGTGGTTCTGGCGCCGCTGTGGAATGAGCTGGAACAACTGGCCGCCGATGTGCTGGATGCGGCCGATCCCGATCCCGCGCTGCAGGTCCTCGCGGCCACCACCTTCGATATCGAACCCGGCGCCGCCGAACACGAAATCGCGTTCGTCGATTTCCTCGACCGCCACAATATCGCCAGCCTGGAGGCGATGCTGGCTCGCGATTCGGCGCGCCGGATGATATTGGCCATCGGGCTGCTGCTGCAGCCGGTCCGGCGCAGCGCCGAGGCCCGGCTGGAAAAGAGCTTGGCGCTGCCATTGCCGCAGTCGGCCCGTCAACGCCATCTGGTGGCCGCGTTCTGGCTGGATTTGATCGCACCGTTCCTGCACCAGGCGGATTTCGAACTATGCGTGTTCATGGCCGATATCCGCGAGCAGCCATCGCTGGTGATCGGCTTTGGCGGCGCCGCTCCCGAAGCGCTGCAGGCCATCATCGATCCAGCGTGCGCCGCCGACCAGCAGATCAACTTCGATTATTCCGGCTGGGTCGATGAATTGATCGCCAGCGACGCGCGGGTGCAAAAGCTGTCCGCTTATCTGGAGCAGGGCCAGTTGTCGCTGCGGTCCGTCCAGGCGCTGTTCCACGAGACTTTCGTCTGA
- the tssM gene encoding type VI secretion system membrane subunit TssM has product MRKIWHFLTDTRHLTIFGLAAMAAIFYLGAQVLELALIWALGATAVMLALAGLVWLWRWSRARRESEKLADAIGTRAATEEAPKDQAGAEVKAIRESLLKAIETIKGSKLGIVSGTRALYELPWYMIIGNPAAGKSTAITNSGLQFPFADGKVVQGVGGTRNCDWFFTPDGILLDTAGRYSVMDEHRAEWFGFLDLLKKYRRRAPINGILIAVSIAELRGEDPEAGIKLALSLRKRVQDLIERLEVFAPVYVVFTKADLIAGFDEFFAKAERSERERVWGATMPYKRNATSQQLMAFFDQSFPELCDGLKELSLANMSQQRRERMEPGVFTFPLEFATIRTPLRAFLATLFEENPFQFKPVFRGYYFTSALQEGMPVSEQSHRVAKRFALSVPDAQAVAGAGQSGFFLQNLFRKVIFADKDLVSQYASKHKVRLTYAAFFGAVLLLGASLGGWSWSYLGNRQLVSNVQADLDKVIKLQDKRLDLQSRLEALEILQDRIEQLDKYRDERPWSLRMGLYQGGLLEQKLREEYFSGAREVMIKPVVANLETLLSEMNTRADELQAPGAVAAQPVGEAAAPPVAAASRQFQQASAANVEDAYNALKSYLMLVDKSHAEPSHLNDQLTRHWRVWLENHRGAMPREQMIHSAERLMTFYLAQIADPSWPRVEPKLALIDQARENLKRVVRGMPARERVYADIRARANTRFPAMTVARMVGEQDQALVTGSHAIAGAYTREAWEKYVQGAFREAATRELQSADWVLKTAARDDLTLEGSPEQIEKGLTDLYKADYAREWQKFVQGVTIANLNGFDAAVVAMNRLGDPQSSPISKLLTTIYQQTSWDNPAVMSTELKEAQSGFVNWVKNTVMRRGPSQINVNLQMDQTRVDRPMGPIGREFAGVGKLVAAKDKDASLMRAYMDTLSKLRSRLNQLKNQGDPGPGARQFMQQTLEGTGSELADALRYVDEQMLTGMSDSQKQAIRPILVRPLMQTFAVLIVPVEAEINKTWLAQVYEPFQQSLANKYPFSPNARIEAASSEIAQFFGPDGLIAKFATTAMGPLVLRRGDVLAPRTWADMGIKLAPQTVARFPGWIAPIGAGGVAASSAAAQTVFQLQPMPAPGTLEYTVDIDGQQIRYRNTPAQWTNMVHPSTQGVSGARITAVSFDGRSVEVLNEPGQFGLKRMIDAAAKQKREGGVFELRWTSGAITVAMGLKIISSPDVKDNDSAPQAQGFRGRRLPETIVGAPAAPAAPAIAATGALQ; this is encoded by the coding sequence ATGCGAAAAATTTGGCACTTCCTGACCGATACCCGTCACCTGACGATTTTTGGTTTGGCCGCGATGGCGGCGATATTCTATTTAGGCGCACAAGTGCTGGAGCTTGCGCTGATCTGGGCGCTGGGCGCGACCGCCGTGATGCTGGCGCTGGCGGGCCTGGTCTGGCTGTGGCGATGGTCGCGCGCCAGGCGGGAGTCGGAGAAGCTGGCCGACGCCATCGGCACCAGGGCCGCGACCGAGGAGGCGCCGAAAGACCAGGCGGGCGCCGAGGTCAAGGCCATCCGCGAGAGCCTGCTGAAGGCCATCGAGACGATCAAGGGTTCCAAGTTGGGCATCGTCTCCGGCACGCGCGCCTTGTATGAGCTGCCTTGGTACATGATCATCGGGAATCCGGCCGCAGGCAAAAGCACCGCGATCACCAACTCCGGCCTGCAGTTTCCTTTCGCCGACGGCAAGGTGGTGCAGGGCGTTGGCGGAACCCGCAACTGCGACTGGTTCTTCACGCCGGACGGCATCCTGCTCGATACGGCCGGCCGCTACTCGGTCATGGACGAGCATCGCGCCGAGTGGTTCGGCTTTCTCGATCTGCTGAAGAAGTACCGCCGCCGCGCGCCGATCAACGGCATCCTGATCGCCGTCAGCATCGCGGAACTGCGCGGGGAGGATCCGGAGGCCGGCATCAAGCTCGCGCTCAGTTTGCGCAAGCGGGTGCAGGACTTGATCGAGCGGCTGGAAGTCTTCGCGCCGGTGTACGTGGTGTTCACCAAGGCGGACCTGATCGCCGGCTTCGACGAATTCTTCGCCAAGGCCGAACGCTCGGAGCGCGAGCGCGTGTGGGGCGCGACCATGCCCTACAAGCGCAACGCGACCAGCCAGCAGTTGATGGCGTTCTTCGACCAGAGTTTCCCGGAGCTGTGCGACGGCTTGAAGGAGCTTAGCCTGGCCAATATGAGCCAGCAGCGGCGCGAGCGCATGGAGCCCGGCGTGTTCACCTTTCCGTTGGAGTTCGCGACGATCAGGACGCCGCTGCGGGCGTTTCTCGCCACGCTGTTCGAGGAAAATCCATTCCAGTTCAAACCCGTGTTTCGCGGCTATTACTTCACCAGCGCGCTGCAGGAGGGCATGCCTGTCAGCGAGCAGTCGCACAGGGTCGCCAAGCGCTTCGCGCTGTCGGTGCCGGATGCGCAGGCCGTCGCCGGAGCGGGGCAATCGGGCTTCTTCCTGCAGAATCTATTCCGCAAGGTGATCTTCGCCGACAAGGACCTGGTGTCGCAGTACGCCAGCAAGCATAAGGTGCGGCTGACGTACGCCGCTTTCTTCGGCGCGGTGCTGCTACTGGGCGCGTCGCTGGGCGGGTGGAGCTGGTCCTATCTGGGCAATCGCCAGTTAGTCAGCAATGTGCAGGCCGATCTGGATAAGGTGATCAAGCTGCAGGACAAGCGGCTCGATTTGCAGTCGCGGCTCGAGGCGCTGGAGATACTGCAGGACCGCATCGAACAACTGGACAAGTACCGCGACGAGCGGCCATGGTCGCTGCGAATGGGCCTTTACCAGGGCGGGCTGCTGGAGCAGAAGCTGCGCGAGGAGTACTTCTCCGGTGCGCGGGAGGTGATGATCAAGCCGGTCGTCGCCAACCTGGAGACGCTGCTGTCCGAGATGAACACCCGCGCCGACGAATTGCAGGCGCCGGGCGCCGTCGCCGCGCAGCCGGTGGGCGAAGCCGCCGCTCCTCCCGTGGCTGCGGCCAGCCGCCAGTTTCAGCAAGCCTCCGCCGCCAACGTGGAAGACGCGTACAACGCGCTGAAAAGCTATCTGATGCTGGTCGATAAATCGCATGCGGAACCCAGCCATCTGAACGACCAGTTGACCCGCCACTGGCGCGTGTGGCTCGAAAACCACCGTGGCGCGATGCCGCGCGAGCAGATGATCCACAGCGCCGAACGGCTGATGACCTTCTACCTGGCGCAGATCGCCGATCCGTCGTGGCCCCGCGTGGAGCCCAAGCTGGCGCTGATCGACCAAGCGCGTGAGAATCTGAAGCGCGTGGTGCGCGGCATGCCGGCGCGGGAACGCGTCTACGCCGACATCCGTGCCCGCGCCAACACCCGCTTCCCGGCGATGACGGTGGCGCGCATGGTCGGCGAGCAGGATCAGGCGCTGGTCACCGGCAGTCATGCGATTGCCGGCGCCTACACCCGTGAGGCATGGGAGAAGTATGTGCAGGGCGCCTTCCGCGAGGCGGCCACGCGCGAGCTGCAAAGCGCCGACTGGGTATTGAAGACCGCCGCGCGCGACGATCTGACGCTGGAAGGCAGCCCGGAACAAATCGAGAAGGGCCTGACCGATTTGTACAAGGCCGACTACGCGCGCGAATGGCAGAAATTCGTGCAGGGCGTTACCATCGCCAATTTGAACGGTTTCGACGCCGCCGTCGTCGCCATGAACCGCCTGGGCGATCCGCAGTCGTCGCCGATATCGAAGCTGCTCACCACCATCTACCAGCAAACGTCCTGGGACAATCCGGCGGTGATGAGCACCGAGTTGAAAGAGGCGCAGTCGGGCTTCGTCAACTGGGTCAAGAACACCGTGATGCGGCGCGGGCCGTCGCAGATCAACGTCAATCTGCAGATGGACCAGACCCGCGTCGACAGGCCGATGGGCCCCATCGGCCGCGAGTTCGCCGGCGTCGGCAAGCTGGTCGCCGCCAAGGACAAGGATGCGTCGCTGATGCGCGCCTATATGGACACCTTGTCCAAGTTGCGCAGCCGTCTGAATCAGTTGAAGAACCAGGGCGATCCCGGTCCCGGCGCGCGCCAGTTCATGCAACAGACGCTCGAAGGCACGGGTTCGGAGCTGGCCGACGCGCTGCGCTACGTCGACGAGCAAATGCTGACCGGGATGAGCGACTCGCAGAAACAGGCGATCCGTCCCATCCTGGTGCGGCCGCTGATGCAGACTTTCGCGGTGCTGATCGTGCCTGTCGAAGCGGAGATCAACAAGACCTGGCTGGCGCAGGTCTACGAGCCGTTCCAGCAATCGCTGGCCAACAAATACCCGTTCTCGCCCAACGCCCGGATCGAAGCTGCCAGCTCGGAAATCGCACAGTTCTTCGGCCCCGACGGATTGATCGCCAAATTCGCCACCACCGCGATGGGACCCTTGGTACTGCGCCGGGGCGACGTGCTGGCGCCGCGTACCTGGGCCGATATGGGCATCAAGCTGGCCCCGCAGACTGTGGCGCGCTTCCCCGGCTGGATCGCACCGATCGGCGCCGGCGGCGTGGCTGCTTCCTCGGCCGCGGCGCAAACCGTGTTCCAGCTCCAGCCGATGCCGGCGCCGGGTACCCTGGAATACACCGTCGATATCGACGGCCAGCAGATCCGCTACCGCAACACCCCGGCGCAATGGACCAATATGGTCCACCCCAGCACCCAGGGCGTCTCCGGTGCGCGCATCACGGCGGTGTCGTTCGACGGCCGCAGCGTCGAGGTGCTCAATGAGCCGGGGCAGTTTGGCCTTAAACGCATGATCGACGCGGCGGCCAAGCAAAAGCGCGAAGGCGGCGTGTTCGAGCTGCGCTGGACCAGCGGCGCCATCACCGTGGCCATGGGCTTGAAGATCATCAGCAGTCCGGACGTCAAAGATAACGACAGCGCGCCGCAGGCGCAGGGCTTCCGCGGCAGGCGGCTGCCCGAAACCATCGTCGGCGCCCCAGCCGCCCCCGCAGCACCCGCTATCGCGGCCACTGGAGCACTACAATGA
- a CDS encoding OmpA family protein — protein MRQRTIWPAVMPALLSTSIYCAAQTPAPATPKPGQVLVSGSVPDEASKAAMLARVRELYGPERVVDQVSIAPVSLPPNWNGYVQKLIGPNLKLITKGEIKIDGTNVTLRGEVANEAQRQQIASDFATSLNPSYTVNNGLRVSAAEQNLLDQTLAKRIIEFESGKATLTESGKGILDEMAAAMQKVKGKKVEVIGHTDNVGLRDSNLALSHARAQAVRSYLADRGISQEMVMVSGQGPDRPVAENSSADGRARNRRIEFRIAQ, from the coding sequence ATGCGCCAGCGGACCATCTGGCCGGCGGTGATGCCGGCATTGTTATCGACATCGATCTACTGTGCGGCGCAGACCCCTGCGCCGGCCACGCCCAAACCCGGCCAGGTGCTGGTCAGCGGCTCGGTACCGGACGAGGCCAGCAAGGCGGCCATGCTGGCCCGCGTGCGCGAGCTGTATGGCCCCGAGCGCGTGGTCGACCAGGTGTCGATCGCGCCGGTGTCGCTGCCGCCCAACTGGAACGGGTATGTGCAAAAACTTATCGGCCCCAATCTGAAGTTGATCACCAAGGGCGAAATCAAGATCGACGGCACCAACGTCACCTTGCGCGGCGAAGTCGCCAACGAGGCGCAGCGCCAGCAGATCGCCAGCGACTTCGCCACCAGCCTCAATCCCAGCTACACGGTCAACAACGGCCTGCGTGTGAGCGCGGCGGAACAGAACCTGCTTGACCAGACGCTGGCCAAGCGCATCATCGAGTTCGAGAGCGGCAAGGCGACGCTGACCGAGTCCGGAAAAGGCATCCTGGACGAGATGGCGGCGGCGATGCAAAAGGTAAAAGGCAAGAAGGTGGAAGTGATCGGGCACACCGACAATGTCGGCCTGCGCGACAGCAACCTGGCCTTGAGCCACGCCCGCGCGCAGGCGGTGCGCAGCTATCTGGCCGACAGGGGTATCAGTCAGGAGATGGTGATGGTGTCGGGGCAGGGGCCGGATCGCCCGGTGGCAGAGAACAGCAGCGCCGACGGCCGCGCGCGCAACCGTCGTATCGAATTCCGCATCGCGCAGTAA